A section of the Pseudomonas lini genome encodes:
- a CDS encoding tRNA (adenine(22)-N(1))-methyltransferase TrmK, whose translation MNEQTLSMRLERVAAHIPADARLADIGSDHGYLPVALMRRGAIAAAVAGELASTPFRSAERTVRESGLERRITVRLANGLAAIEPGDGITAISICGMGGETIRDILDSGKARLNGQERLILQPNGGEQPLRQWLMENGYRILCEELLRENRFYYEIIVAERAEPVMYTAEELYFGPLQMQARSPAFLSKWQRMLRHKQQTLANFAQARQAVPEEKVQDVAQQARWISELLA comes from the coding sequence TTGAACGAACAGACATTGTCCATGCGCCTGGAGCGCGTGGCGGCGCATATACCCGCAGACGCACGCCTGGCCGATATCGGCTCGGATCACGGCTACCTGCCGGTGGCGTTGATGCGCCGTGGCGCCATCGCGGCGGCAGTGGCCGGCGAGCTGGCATCGACCCCGTTCCGCTCGGCCGAACGCACCGTGCGCGAGAGCGGTCTGGAGCGGCGGATCACCGTGCGCCTGGCCAATGGCCTGGCGGCGATCGAACCAGGAGACGGGATCACGGCGATCAGCATCTGTGGCATGGGCGGTGAGACGATTCGCGACATCCTCGACAGCGGCAAGGCGCGCCTGAACGGCCAGGAGCGCCTGATCCTGCAGCCCAACGGTGGCGAGCAGCCACTGCGCCAATGGCTGATGGAAAATGGCTACCGCATCCTCTGCGAAGAGCTGCTGCGGGAAAATCGCTTCTACTACGAAATCATCGTCGCCGAGCGCGCCGAGCCGGTGATGTATACCGCCGAGGAACTGTACTTCGGCCCGCTGCAGATGCAGGCACGCAGCCCGGCGTTCCTGTCCAAGTGGCAGCGCATGCTGCGCCATAAGCAGCAGACCCTGGCCAACTTCGCCCAAGCCCGGCAGGCCGTGCCCGAAGAGAAGGTGCAAGATGTCGCCCAACAGGCCCGGTGGATCAGCGAGCTGCTGGCTTGA
- a CDS encoding MerR family transcriptional regulator: MKIGELEARSGASRHTLRYYEQIGLISPLRQTNNYRVYTVQTLQDLDFIQRAQSMGFSLGEIGEILDAQRNKLIDCVDGAKLIEKKMAEIKQKIANLQSIYRYLDEERATLEASAAKQLELQQQSNSSN, encoded by the coding sequence ATGAAAATCGGCGAACTCGAGGCCCGCAGCGGCGCCAGCCGCCATACGCTGCGTTACTACGAGCAAATCGGCCTGATCTCACCGCTGCGGCAAACTAACAACTATCGCGTTTACACAGTGCAAACTCTGCAGGATCTGGACTTTATCCAGCGCGCGCAAAGCATGGGGTTTTCTCTGGGGGAAATAGGCGAGATTCTGGATGCGCAGCGGAACAAGCTGATCGATTGTGTTGACGGCGCGAAGCTGATTGAAAAGAAGATGGCAGAAATCAAACAGAAAATCGCCAACCTCCAAAGCATTTATCGGTATCTGGATGAAGAGCGTGCAACCCTCGAAGCCAGTGCTGCCAAGCAACTTGAGCTTCAGCAGCAGAGCAACTCTTCCAACTGA
- a CDS encoding SDR family oxidoreductase — protein MSVECFVTGGTGFVGQHLVANLSAKGHTIRVLMRRPERLAALREQVNNLGGCATRVFAVAGDLERDNLGLSLADREVLRHARVIFHLGAHFAWGLSVEHSRAVNVEGAKRVALLAAEQKSRLVMIGGYMLKNHEHLQRIGIDPRHPELTNWSAVYRHVGGYEGSKLEAHFATLEVMSAKGGEITVVHPATVCGHSRTGHILDGQPLVELIRNLVQGKLTAVPGTAEHWLPLVTVDYLVELVAVCAFDPAMVGQELLALDDQTPNLRELLIQVAQPLGLKSPKHHISLRLLKLLLSIPPIAWFLNTKPEALDFIQTTRFNTAAVEQFANRHGIAKPDIRQSLRHTATFVNSYCIAKGQAL, from the coding sequence ATGAGCGTGGAGTGCTTTGTCACGGGGGGTACCGGCTTCGTCGGTCAACATTTGGTGGCGAACCTGAGTGCAAAAGGCCACACCATTCGGGTGTTGATGCGTCGCCCGGAGCGACTGGCTGCGTTGCGCGAGCAAGTCAATAATTTGGGAGGGTGCGCAACCCGGGTATTTGCCGTAGCTGGCGATCTGGAACGGGACAACCTCGGGCTGAGTCTTGCTGACCGAGAAGTGTTAAGGCACGCCAGAGTCATATTCCACCTGGGCGCTCACTTCGCTTGGGGACTTTCAGTGGAGCATTCTCGTGCGGTGAATGTGGAAGGGGCAAAGCGCGTGGCGCTGTTGGCGGCTGAGCAAAAAAGCCGTTTAGTGATGATCGGCGGCTACATGTTGAAAAACCATGAACATCTGCAACGCATCGGAATTGACCCTCGTCATCCGGAGCTGACGAATTGGTCTGCCGTCTACCGACATGTCGGTGGTTACGAGGGAAGCAAGCTGGAGGCGCATTTTGCGACCCTGGAGGTCATGTCCGCCAAGGGCGGGGAGATTACCGTTGTCCACCCTGCGACTGTCTGTGGCCACAGCCGTACGGGGCATATCCTTGACGGTCAGCCGCTGGTGGAGCTGATACGCAACCTTGTGCAGGGAAAGCTGACTGCAGTGCCCGGTACTGCCGAGCACTGGCTGCCACTGGTCACCGTGGATTACCTGGTTGAGCTGGTGGCAGTTTGTGCTTTTGATCCTGCCATGGTGGGCCAGGAACTGCTGGCGCTTGATGACCAAACTCCAAACTTGCGAGAACTCCTGATACAGGTGGCACAACCTTTGGGTTTAAAGTCTCCCAAGCATCACATTTCACTCCGATTGCTGAAGTTGCTACTGAGTATTCCTCCGATCGCGTGGTTTTTGAATACAAAACCCGAAGCCTTGGACTTTATCCAGACCACTCGTTTTAATACAGCGGCGGTCGAGCAATTTGCCAACAGGCATGGAATAGCCAAACCGGATATACGTCAGTCTTTGCGGCACACTGCAACGTTCGTCAACTCATATTGCATAGCCAAGGGCCAGGCCCTCTGA
- a CDS encoding DMT family transporter encodes MQSTFSKGVIFALSAAALNATIGVLSKILMSNGFTASSVAVIKTVLGCVLLSILLFFLKRPAASTKWTQAAICAFLGIFVLFHFETSAYRHYAAAGVVVVLMASASISSIILGRIFLKDAITANATVGAALAIAGISVIFGGDLQQGFTLQGAALASMAGSGYGAFSVAMKRMGVSGGLHFTRQLLFFGSLYLLMPAAADGFAMGELSPLAIAALLALATLPTILGFFCTTKAIEYLKPSQVQALELTEPLFAALLAFVALNEVPRESLYAGAALIIVGLCFSNELIRLGSKASVPSAE; translated from the coding sequence ATGCAATCCACTTTCAGCAAAGGCGTCATATTTGCACTCTCCGCTGCGGCACTGAACGCAACGATCGGTGTACTCAGCAAAATTCTCATGAGTAATGGTTTCACCGCTAGCAGTGTCGCTGTCATCAAGACCGTACTGGGTTGCGTGCTTCTCTCGATCTTATTGTTTTTCCTCAAGCGCCCGGCGGCGTCGACCAAATGGACTCAGGCAGCTATCTGCGCATTCCTTGGCATCTTTGTGCTGTTCCATTTCGAAACGTCCGCCTATCGACACTACGCTGCGGCAGGTGTGGTGGTGGTGCTGATGGCCAGTGCCTCAATTTCCTCGATCATTTTGGGGCGCATTTTCCTCAAGGATGCCATCACCGCGAACGCTACCGTGGGTGCCGCATTGGCTATCGCCGGGATCTCGGTGATCTTCGGCGGCGATCTGCAGCAGGGCTTTACCCTGCAAGGTGCTGCGCTCGCCTCCATGGCCGGCTCCGGCTATGGGGCCTTTTCGGTTGCCATGAAGCGTATGGGGGTGTCGGGGGGGCTGCACTTCACCCGACAATTGTTGTTCTTTGGCAGCCTGTATTTGCTGATGCCGGCTGCGGCCGATGGTTTCGCGATGGGCGAGCTGTCGCCGCTGGCGATCGCCGCGCTGCTGGCGCTGGCCACGCTGCCGACAATCCTGGGCTTTTTCTGCACCACCAAGGCCATCGAGTATCTCAAACCATCCCAAGTGCAAGCGCTGGAGCTGACCGAGCCACTGTTCGCCGCGCTGCTGGCGTTTGTGGCGCTCAACGAAGTACCGCGCGAAAGCCTGTACGCGGGAGCTGCACTGATCATCGTCGGCCTGTGTTTCTCCAATGAACTAATCCGCTTGGGCAGCAAAGCGTCCGTCCCTTCTGCCGAGTGA
- a CDS encoding alpha/beta fold hydrolase: protein MIASPAKLLFLPGASGNTRFWYPVAERLTHSAQQVHIGWPGFGDTPPLPGVTGMDDLVTRVLAEIDRPTALVAQSMGGIVAVLAALERPELITHLTLTVTSGGVDMSALGAHDWRPDFAAANPTLPSWFLDDHTDLTLRLVELRMPVLLLWGDSDLISPVRVGQRLAQLLPRAELHVFPGADHSLGFTHAGEVARLIERHLACW, encoded by the coding sequence GTGATCGCATCCCCCGCCAAACTCCTCTTCCTGCCCGGAGCCTCGGGTAACACCCGGTTTTGGTATCCGGTTGCCGAGCGCCTGACCCACTCGGCGCAGCAGGTCCATATCGGCTGGCCCGGCTTTGGAGACACTCCGCCCTTGCCTGGCGTGACCGGCATGGATGATCTGGTGACTCGCGTGCTGGCCGAGATCGACCGGCCCACAGCGCTGGTGGCTCAGTCCATGGGCGGTATAGTCGCTGTGCTTGCAGCGCTTGAACGCCCTGAGCTGATCACGCACCTGACGCTGACCGTCACCTCTGGCGGGGTGGATATGTCTGCTCTGGGCGCGCATGACTGGCGCCCGGATTTTGCTGCCGCCAACCCGACACTGCCGAGTTGGTTTCTCGACGACCACACCGACCTCACGCTCCGGTTGGTCGAGTTGCGCATGCCAGTCCTGCTCCTCTGGGGAGATTCTGATCTGATCAGCCCCGTTCGCGTCGGCCAGCGCCTAGCTCAACTGTTACCCCGCGCTGAACTACACGTTTTCCCTGGCGCCGATCACAGTCTGGGCTTTACTCACGCAGGCGAAGTGGCAAGGTTGATCGAGAGACATCTGGCTTGCTGGTGA
- a CDS encoding LysR family transcriptional regulator, giving the protein MDFDPALLRAFVAIKETGSFTRAAERLHLSQSAISHQIRRLEEQAGTTLLVRTTRRLTLTEDGEDFLRHAEHVLKAQDALSRRFEASSVSGTVRFGVPENFIGDGLPPLLTRFARQFPAVRLDVTVGTYLDLRAQVDADGLDLAVVMALPGSQVGGTVLRETRFVWAAAQNFDFTGEAPLPLAFAPAPCVHRQVAVEALESSTVDWRVAFTSPSQQGLRAAVLAGLAVTALPLGDLEPGMVVIDGQYGLPRLLDADFRLIWSVTGKTPAAHAFGQLLVEMSEAPSI; this is encoded by the coding sequence ATGGACTTCGACCCAGCGCTGTTGCGGGCTTTTGTCGCAATCAAGGAGACCGGTAGTTTCACTCGTGCCGCAGAGCGGCTGCACTTGAGCCAGTCAGCGATCAGTCATCAGATCCGGCGTCTGGAAGAACAGGCCGGCACCACCCTGCTGGTGCGCACCACCCGACGTTTGACGCTGACAGAAGATGGCGAAGATTTTCTGCGCCACGCCGAACACGTCCTCAAAGCGCAAGACGCCCTCTCCCGGCGTTTCGAAGCGTCATCGGTATCCGGGACCGTGCGCTTCGGTGTGCCAGAAAACTTTATCGGCGACGGCCTGCCGCCGTTACTGACTCGGTTCGCCAGACAATTTCCCGCAGTACGTCTGGATGTAACCGTCGGCACCTACCTCGATCTGCGCGCGCAGGTCGATGCCGATGGACTCGATCTGGCCGTGGTCATGGCATTGCCGGGCAGCCAGGTCGGCGGTACCGTGCTGCGCGAAACCCGGTTTGTCTGGGCCGCAGCGCAAAATTTCGACTTTACCGGCGAGGCTCCTTTGCCGCTGGCGTTTGCACCAGCGCCCTGCGTTCACCGCCAGGTGGCCGTAGAGGCATTAGAAAGTTCCACCGTGGATTGGCGAGTTGCCTTTACCTCTCCAAGTCAACAAGGACTGCGGGCGGCGGTATTGGCGGGGCTTGCCGTCACCGCGCTACCACTGGGAGATCTAGAGCCCGGCATGGTGGTGATTGACGGGCAATATGGCCTGCCACGGCTACTGGATGCTGATTTCCGACTGATATGGAGTGTCACAGGAAAGACGCCTGCGGCCCATGCATTTGGGCAACTGCTGGTGGAGATGTCTGAGGCGCCATCGATCTAG
- a CDS encoding MFS transporter: MQFSFSRKDVFTIVAVCLASLMFGLEISSVPAILPTLESVLHSDFKDMQWIMNAYTIACTTVLMATGTLADRYGRKRVFVISLVLFGITSLSCGWAQSTSVLIASRFLQGMSGGAMLICQVAVLSHRFQSGAARGKAFSAWGIVFGIGLGFGPIIGAAIAALSSWEWVFLVHAPIAVLALVLVLVGVDESRDPQRRRLDVLGIISLSLAVLGLSWFITQGAGEGFSSGSAIISLIVTMVSFIVFVIAQRRYVDPMFDFSVFRIRRFSGALLGSAGMNFSFWPFMIYLPLYFQNSLGYASIGTGMALLAYTLPTLFIPPLGERLALRYRPDVVIPAGLFTIGLGFLLMKWGSSVTHASWLTMLPGCLIAGIGLGLTNTPVTNTTTGSVPSERAGMASGIDISARMISLAINIALMGFILVEGILSSLRNQLSGAPDDVQLRLLAENISSGNSALWAQTGQGATIPVDVANAALAHGFGWVMVYGGIAAWVLVAASWVVFRSSKAVHSQP, from the coding sequence ATGCAGTTCTCTTTTTCGCGAAAGGATGTTTTCACAATAGTCGCCGTTTGCTTGGCCTCGCTGATGTTCGGCCTGGAAATCTCAAGTGTGCCGGCAATCCTGCCCACGCTTGAATCGGTTCTGCACAGCGATTTCAAAGATATGCAGTGGATCATGAATGCCTACACCATCGCCTGCACCACGGTGCTGATGGCCACCGGCACACTGGCGGATCGGTATGGGCGCAAGCGAGTGTTTGTCATTAGCCTGGTACTTTTCGGCATTACCTCCCTGAGCTGTGGATGGGCGCAAAGCACCAGCGTGTTGATCGCAAGCCGATTTCTGCAAGGTATGTCCGGTGGTGCCATGCTGATTTGTCAGGTGGCAGTGCTGTCTCACCGATTCCAGTCGGGAGCTGCGCGCGGCAAAGCGTTCAGTGCCTGGGGGATCGTGTTCGGCATCGGTTTGGGGTTCGGTCCGATTATCGGCGCAGCTATCGCGGCATTGTCGAGTTGGGAATGGGTGTTCCTGGTGCACGCGCCCATTGCCGTGCTTGCGCTGGTGCTGGTGCTCGTCGGTGTCGATGAATCACGTGATCCGCAGCGCCGCAGGCTGGATGTGTTGGGCATTATTTCGTTATCGCTGGCAGTGTTAGGCCTTTCCTGGTTCATCACTCAGGGAGCAGGGGAGGGTTTCTCCAGCGGTTCGGCCATCATCAGCCTGATTGTGACAATGGTCAGCTTCATTGTCTTTGTCATCGCCCAGCGACGCTATGTCGATCCCATGTTCGACTTCTCTGTATTTCGCATCCGCCGCTTCTCGGGTGCCTTGCTAGGGTCGGCAGGCATGAACTTCAGCTTCTGGCCCTTCATGATCTACCTACCTTTGTACTTTCAAAATAGCTTGGGCTACGCCAGTATCGGTACCGGTATGGCGCTACTGGCGTATACGCTGCCGACACTGTTTATCCCGCCGTTGGGCGAACGCTTGGCGTTGCGTTATCGACCTGATGTGGTGATTCCCGCTGGCTTGTTCACCATAGGTCTGGGGTTCCTGCTGATGAAATGGGGCAGCAGTGTCACGCATGCCAGCTGGCTGACGATGCTTCCTGGCTGCCTGATCGCCGGGATCGGACTGGGGCTGACCAATACACCTGTCACCAATACCACCACTGGATCGGTGCCCAGTGAGCGTGCTGGCATGGCATCGGGCATCGATATCAGCGCTCGTATGATCAGCCTTGCAATCAATATCGCGCTGATGGGATTCATCCTGGTGGAAGGCATCCTGTCTTCCCTGCGCAACCAGTTATCTGGCGCGCCCGATGATGTGCAACTGAGGTTGCTGGCGGAAAATATTTCATCCGGCAACTCTGCCCTGTGGGCGCAGACTGGCCAGGGGGCTACGATTCCGGTTGATGTTGCCAACGCAGCTTTGGCACACGGGTTTGGCTGGGTGATGGTGTATGGCGGTATTGCTGCGTGGGTGTTAGTGGCGGCGAGTTGGGTGGTCTTTCGTTCAAGCAAAGCCGTGCATTCTCAGCCGTGA
- a CDS encoding DUF4157 domain-containing protein, producing MPPITTRLVALFVLCLTLEVPAQTNACPAGEKEVCLDGCICLPDVGPLLGPLPDGIYQIAAPALALWLTQARAEAASAGIQPVPPHIREQLLRWYAPSVLDAARYKVSDNGQFNAATAMLQNPDVGAVTLIDIILFRDAQTAEQNIALWAHELKHVQQYQEWGVEGFAQRYTQDFNAVEAPAYAIQAEVRRLVREGTH from the coding sequence ATGCCGCCCATCACCACGCGCCTGGTGGCGCTGTTTGTTCTTTGCCTGACGCTTGAAGTGCCAGCCCAGACCAACGCCTGCCCGGCTGGTGAGAAAGAAGTGTGCCTGGACGGCTGCATCTGCCTGCCAGACGTGGGACCGCTACTCGGTCCCCTGCCTGATGGCATCTACCAGATCGCAGCACCTGCCCTGGCGCTGTGGCTGACCCAAGCCCGCGCTGAAGCAGCCAGCGCCGGCATCCAACCCGTTCCACCGCACATCCGCGAGCAATTGCTGCGCTGGTACGCCCCCAGCGTTCTCGATGCCGCGCGCTACAAAGTTAGCGACAACGGCCAATTCAACGCCGCGACTGCCATGCTGCAAAACCCCGATGTCGGTGCCGTGACGCTGATCGACATCATCCTCTTCCGGGACGCTCAAACCGCAGAGCAGAACATCGCGCTCTGGGCTCACGAATTAAAGCATGTGCAGCAGTATCAGGAGTGGGGGGTAGAAGGATTTGCCCAGCGGTATACACAAGACTTCAATGCTGTGGAGGCGCCGGCTTATGCCATACAGGCCGAGGTCAGGCGGTTGGTGCGGGAAGGGACTCACTGA
- a CDS encoding AraC family ligand binding domain-containing protein, giving the protein MDRRNWIELSQDADTGIESIRAHFQGHAYDPHWHDSFLVGVTEQGVQQFNCRRVRHLSTPGKVFMLEPGEIHDGHAPTEEGFTYSMLYLDPHWLERELHALFEHAPANSQPGFADTLSQDQRLATAIFQAFHALHEGDLRIVRQSAIDTLLGALTCHLDWRKRQAFDPRLPWVAQVARDYLHAHVYEDIGLDDLAQACGVDRFRLTRAFKAAFGLAPHAYLIQLRLAKARQLLARGESPAQVASALGFADQSHMGRWFRRAYQLTPADYRKRCSNLPD; this is encoded by the coding sequence GTGGATAGACGCAACTGGATTGAGCTGTCCCAGGACGCCGATACCGGGATTGAATCGATTCGTGCCCATTTTCAGGGGCATGCCTACGATCCGCACTGGCATGACAGTTTTCTGGTGGGGGTCACCGAGCAGGGGGTGCAGCAGTTCAATTGCCGGCGCGTTCGCCACCTCAGTACGCCGGGCAAGGTATTCATGCTGGAGCCGGGGGAGATCCACGATGGGCATGCGCCGACCGAGGAGGGGTTTACCTATTCCATGCTCTACCTCGATCCGCACTGGCTGGAGCGGGAGTTGCACGCGTTGTTCGAGCACGCGCCGGCCAACAGTCAGCCGGGTTTTGCCGACACCCTGAGCCAGGATCAGCGCCTGGCCACTGCCATTTTTCAAGCCTTCCACGCGCTCCATGAGGGCGACTTGCGCATTGTGCGCCAGAGCGCCATCGACACCTTGTTGGGGGCGCTCACTTGCCACCTTGATTGGCGCAAGCGTCAGGCCTTTGATCCGCGCCTGCCGTGGGTGGCCCAGGTCGCGCGTGACTATTTGCATGCCCATGTCTATGAAGACATCGGGCTGGATGATCTGGCCCAAGCCTGTGGGGTTGATCGCTTTCGCCTGACGCGGGCCTTCAAGGCAGCCTTTGGGCTGGCGCCTCATGCTTATTTGATCCAGCTGCGCCTGGCCAAGGCACGGCAGCTGCTGGCGCGTGGCGAGTCGCCGGCGCAGGTGGCCAGTGCCCTCGGGTTCGCCGATCAGAGCCATATGGGGCGCTGGTTTCGCCGTGCCTACCAGCTCACGCCAGCGGATTACCGCAAGCGCTGCTCAAACCTTCCAGACTGA
- a CDS encoding LysE family translocator encodes MESLFPFLLFAFVASITPGPTNILVLSHSSRRGLGATLPIIFGACGAAALIVFAVGLGVGETLLQFPRVQQAMAWAGVLWLSWLAWQIFQSAPPSLDPTTPRDEGLSVFGAATLQLVNPKVWMMAVAVVSVFVGGGDKTLRLVVLSLMFLLVSVPCMTLWALLGVGSARAFGSPQAFKRMNTALAFLLLVSAWLTVLV; translated from the coding sequence ATGGAGTCGTTGTTTCCGTTCCTGCTGTTTGCGTTCGTTGCCTCGATCACCCCGGGGCCGACCAATATTCTGGTATTGAGCCACAGTTCGCGGCGGGGGCTGGGTGCCACGCTGCCGATTATTTTTGGCGCCTGCGGGGCGGCGGCGCTGATTGTGTTTGCAGTCGGGCTCGGCGTAGGCGAAACGCTGCTGCAGTTTCCGCGTGTGCAGCAGGCGATGGCTTGGGCCGGGGTGCTCTGGTTGAGTTGGCTGGCCTGGCAGATCTTTCAAAGCGCACCGCCATCCCTGGACCCGACCACCCCGCGCGACGAGGGGCTCAGCGTGTTCGGTGCCGCCACTCTGCAATTGGTCAACCCCAAAGTCTGGATGATGGCGGTGGCGGTGGTCAGCGTATTTGTCGGTGGCGGCGACAAGACCCTGCGGCTGGTGGTGTTGTCGCTGATGTTTCTGTTGGTCTCCGTGCCGTGCATGACCCTGTGGGCGTTACTCGGCGTGGGCAGTGCTCGGGCTTTTGGTTCGCCACAGGCGTTCAAACGCATGAACACGGCACTGGCTTTTTTGCTGCTGGTGTCGGCCTGGTTGACAGTGCTGGTATAG
- a CDS encoding YSC84-related protein → MTQSMRFFLSIVLATASLASASFLNTAGAATAEDLDVDSRQALQTLYKSTPFAENISHKAKAILVFPKIIKAGLVFGGSYGEGVLLKDKKVENYYNSVTGSWGLQAGAQSYGYAVFLMTDKAVDYVRKTKGWEIGVGPTVVMVDEGVAKNLSSTTVKDDAYAFIFDQQGLMAGISIEGTKISLIKR, encoded by the coding sequence ATGACTCAGTCAATGCGGTTCTTCCTATCGATCGTCCTTGCGACAGCTTCACTGGCATCGGCCAGCTTCTTGAACACGGCGGGTGCGGCAACCGCCGAGGATCTGGATGTCGACTCTCGGCAAGCGCTGCAAACGCTCTACAAGTCCACGCCATTTGCTGAAAACATTTCGCACAAAGCCAAAGCGATTCTTGTCTTCCCGAAAATCATCAAGGCGGGCCTTGTGTTTGGCGGCAGCTATGGCGAAGGCGTACTGTTGAAGGACAAGAAAGTTGAGAATTATTACAACTCCGTAACCGGGTCCTGGGGGCTGCAAGCCGGCGCCCAGTCGTATGGCTATGCGGTTTTCCTGATGACCGACAAAGCCGTCGACTATGTACGTAAAACCAAGGGTTGGGAAATCGGCGTAGGCCCCACCGTTGTAATGGTTGATGAAGGGGTGGCGAAGAATCTGTCCAGCACGACAGTGAAGGACGATGCCTACGCGTTCATTTTCGACCAGCAGGGATTAATGGCCGGGATCAGCATCGAAGGAACCAAGATTTCCCTGATCAAGCGCTAA
- a CDS encoding GNAT family N-acetyltransferase, with amino-acid sequence MKPVRIRTLQSTDAEALLAFELDNREWFERFIDARDAAFYSLQGVTDHIAAYLSDLAAGTWHPFVIEEAGGKLVGRANLKSIDMSERSAEIGYRIAQSACGRGLATLAVKHMIQEAQLHWNLKQLVANVYAGNIGSAKVLERCGFLIEPLPRQEGTEHEYWFGLSI; translated from the coding sequence ATGAAGCCCGTCAGAATTCGTACCCTACAAAGTACTGATGCTGAGGCGTTGCTGGCGTTTGAATTGGACAATCGCGAGTGGTTCGAGCGTTTCATTGACGCGCGCGATGCTGCTTTTTACTCGCTGCAGGGCGTCACCGATCACATTGCGGCTTATTTGTCTGATTTGGCCGCCGGAACCTGGCACCCATTTGTCATCGAAGAGGCTGGCGGAAAATTAGTTGGACGGGCGAACCTGAAAAGCATCGACATGTCCGAGCGGTCGGCAGAAATTGGCTATCGGATTGCTCAAAGCGCCTGTGGACGAGGACTGGCAACACTGGCGGTGAAGCATATGATCCAGGAGGCGCAGTTACATTGGAACCTTAAACAACTGGTGGCCAACGTATACGCTGGAAATATCGGCTCGGCAAAAGTACTCGAACGGTGTGGCTTCTTGATCGAACCTCTCCCCCGGCAAGAAGGGACAGAGCACGAATATTGGTTTGGTCTTTCGATTTAG
- a CDS encoding adenylate kinase, with protein sequence MRIYISGASCAGVTTLGQNLTTLLGVRHVDVDDYFWMPTNPPFTTKRPPSERVSLIQQKFGDDDWVLTGSCMGWGEALIAHVDLIVFVVTPTPVRLERLAAREKERFGDRIAPGGDMHEIHVAFREWASQYDNPDFSGRNRVWHEAWLSEQTAPVLRIDGMDSAETMAADVIHALSQVSQ encoded by the coding sequence TTGCGGATTTACATTTCAGGTGCTTCGTGTGCTGGCGTGACCACTTTGGGTCAAAACCTCACAACTCTGCTCGGTGTACGACATGTCGATGTCGATGATTATTTCTGGATGCCCACCAACCCTCCTTTTACGACCAAGCGACCTCCCAGTGAGCGTGTGTCATTGATCCAGCAAAAGTTCGGTGACGACGATTGGGTTTTGACCGGTTCTTGTATGGGCTGGGGAGAAGCGCTGATTGCCCATGTCGATCTGATTGTGTTCGTTGTAACACCAACGCCCGTTCGCCTCGAACGGCTGGCCGCACGCGAAAAGGAGCGCTTTGGAGATCGGATAGCACCGGGTGGTGACATGCATGAGATACATGTGGCCTTTCGGGAATGGGCCTCGCAGTATGACAACCCGGACTTTTCAGGACGCAACCGGGTATGGCACGAGGCGTGGCTATCAGAACAAACCGCTCCGGTCTTACGGATCGACGGGATGGACAGTGCTGAAACGATGGCTGCGGATGTCATTCATGCGTTGTCGCAAGTATCGCAATAG
- a CDS encoding DHCW motif cupin fold protein, which yields MYLTAVPFGTTDWSTVEPLEYVGQTGTAYWRTCQFGSTRVRMVEYSPGYLADHWCWRGHILLCLEGELHTELEDGRQFTLTAGMSYQVGSNAEGHRSSSTTGAKLFVVD from the coding sequence ATGTACCTGACCGCTGTTCCCTTTGGTACGACCGATTGGTCGACTGTCGAACCTCTGGAGTATGTTGGACAGACGGGTACCGCCTATTGGCGAACCTGCCAGTTTGGTTCGACGCGTGTGCGGATGGTTGAATACAGTCCTGGCTATCTGGCCGATCACTGGTGCTGGAGAGGTCATATCCTGTTGTGCCTGGAAGGCGAGTTGCACACGGAGTTGGAGGATGGTCGTCAGTTCACACTCACCGCGGGGATGAGCTATCAGGTGGGCAGCAACGCTGAGGGGCATCGATCTTCCAGCACGACGGGTGCCAAGTTGTTCGTAGTGGATTAA
- a CDS encoding VOC family protein has product MGIRGKDRQIDNIEFNVVDIARSKAFYGSVFDWSFVDYSPTYSEFSDGRMTGGFTTGETVRTGGPLIILYAEDLECTELRLKAAGATISREVFSFPGGRRFHFIDPDGYELAVWSAST; this is encoded by the coding sequence ATGGGCATTCGAGGAAAAGACCGTCAGATCGATAACATCGAGTTCAATGTCGTCGACATAGCTCGAAGCAAGGCCTTCTACGGAAGCGTATTCGACTGGAGTTTCGTCGACTACAGCCCGACTTATAGCGAGTTCAGCGACGGTCGTATGACAGGTGGATTCACTACAGGAGAAACTGTGCGCACGGGCGGGCCATTGATCATCCTCTACGCGGAAGATCTAGAGTGTACTGAGCTCAGGCTCAAGGCAGCAGGCGCTACGATTAGTCGTGAAGTTTTCTCGTTCCCAGGTGGGCGCCGTTTCCACTTCATCGACCCAGATGGCTATGAGCTAGCCGTGTGGTCGGCCTCTACATAA